A stretch of Saccharomyces cerevisiae S288C chromosome IV, complete sequence DNA encodes these proteins:
- the TGL2 gene encoding triglyceride lipase (Triacylglycerol lipase involved in mitochondrial lipid homeostasis; contains lipolytic activity towards triacylglycerols and diacylglycerols when expressed in E. coli; localizes to the mitochondrial inner membrane; forms homodimers under non reducing conditions), with amino-acid sequence MKNDNKANDIIIDSVKVPDSYKPPKNPIVFCHGLSGFDKLILIPSVFHLTNLISNSIVHNMAENFMQDDEDKSDNKYTNLLEIEYWIGVKKFLQSKGCTVITTKVPGFGSIEERAMALDAQLQKEVKKIESKDKRHSLNLIAHSMGGLDCRYLICNIKNRNYDILSLTTISTPHRGSEMADYVVDLFENLNALRVSQKILPICFYQLTTAYMKYFNLVTPNSPKVSYFSYGCSFVPKWYNVFCTPWKIVYERSKGCPNDGLVTINSSKWGEYRGTLKDMDHLDVINWKNKLQDDWSKFFRTTTVGEKVDILNFYLKITDDLARKGF; translated from the coding sequence atgaaaaatgataataaagCTAATGATATAATAATAGACTCCGTCAAAGTTCCTGATTCGTACAAGCCCCCAAAAAATCCTATTGTATTTTGCCATGGTTTATCAGGATTTGACAAATTAATTCTAATCCCTTCTGTATTCCATCTGACAAACCTAATTTCCAATTCAATAGTACATAATATGGCAGAAAATTTCATGCAGGATGACGAAGATAAGAGTGATAACAAGTACACAAATTTGTTGGAGATTGAATATTGGATTGGcgttaaaaaatttcttcaatctAAGGGATGTACTGTTATCACCACTAAGGTACCAGGTTTTGGTAGCATCGAGGAAAGAGCAATGGCTTTGGATGCTCAGTTACAGAAAgaagtaaagaaaatcgAGTCGAAGGATAAGCGACATTCGTTAAATCTAATCGCACACTCAATGGGGGGACTAGACTGCCGATATCTAATTTgcaatataaaaaataggAATTACGATATATTGAGCCTAACCACTATTTCAACTCCACATAGAGGGTCAGAAATGGCCGATTACGTAGTCGacctttttgaaaatctaAATGCCTTGAGAGTTAGCCAAAAGATATTGCCAATATGTTTCTACCAACTCACGACTGCGTAtatgaaatatttcaatttggTTACGCCAAATAGTCCAAAAGTCTCTTATTTTTCGTATGGATGCTCCTTTGTGCCTAAGTGGTACAATGTCTTTTGTACTCCCTGGAAAATTGTTTATGAAAGGTCTAAAGGTTGCCCCAACGATGGCCTTGTAACCATAAATAGTAGTAAATGGGGTGAATACAGGGGGACTTTGAAGGACATGGATCATCTGGACGTCATCAATTGGAAAAATAAGTTACAGGATGATTGGAGTAAATTTTTTCGTACCACTACTGTCGGAGAGAAGGTTGACATCCTGAATTTTTACTTGAAGATAACCGATGACTTGGcaagaaaaggattttAA
- the YOS9 gene encoding Yos9p (ER quality-control lectin; integral subunit of the HRD ligase; participates in efficient ER retention of misfolded proteins by recognizing them and delivering them to Hrd1p; binds to glycans with terminal alpha-1,6 linked mannose on misfolded N-glycosylated proteins and participates in targeting proteins to ERAD; member of the OS-9 protein family), whose translation MQAKIIYALSAISALIPLGSSLLAPIEDPIVSNKYLISYIDEDDWSDRILQNQSVMNSGYIVNMGDDLECFIQNASTQLNDVLEDSNEHSNSEKTALLTKTLNQGVKTIFDKLNERCIFYQAGFWIYEYCPGIEFVQFHGRVNTKTGEIVNRDESLVYRLGKPKANVEEREFELLYDDVGYYISEIIGSGDICDVTGAERMVEIQYVCGGSNSGPSTIQWVRETKICVYEAQVTIPELCNLELLAKNEDQKNASPILCRMPAKSKIGSNSIDLITKYEPIFLGSGIYFLRPFNTDERDKLMVTDNAMSNWDEITETYYQKFGNAINKMLSLRLVSLPNGHILQPGDSCVWLAEVVDMKDRFQTTLSLNILNSQRAEIFFNKTFTFNEDNGNFLSYKIGDHGESTELGQITHSNKADINTAEIRSDEYLINTDNELFLRISKEIAEVKELLNEIVSPHEMEVIFENMRNQPNNDFELALMNKLKSSLNDDNKVEQINNARMDDDESTSHTTRDIGEAGSQTTGNTESEVTNVAAGVFIEHDEL comes from the coding sequence ATGCAAGCTAAAATTATATATGCTCTGAGCGCAATTTCTGCGTTGATTCCGTTAGGATCATCACTATTAGCACCTATAGAAGACCCCATAGTATCGAATAAGTACCTCATATCTTACATCGATGAGGACGACTGGAGTGATAGGATATTACAAAATCAGTCTGTCATGAACTCGGGATATATAGTGAATATGGGCGACGACCTTGAATGctttattcaaaatgcAAGCACTCAATTGAATGATGTATTGGAAGACTCAAATGAGCATAGCAATAGTGAAAAGACAGCATTATTAACTAAAACCCTGAATCAAGGTGTTAAGACAATTTTCGATAAATTAAATGAACGGTGCATCTTCTACCAAGCCGGATTTTGGATTTACGAGTACTGTCCTGGCATAGAATTTGTTCAGTTCCATGGTAGAGTAAATACAAAAACTGGTGAAATAGTAAATCGAGATGAATCTTTGGTCTACCGCCTGGGAAAACCAAAAGCAAATGTAGAAGAGAGAGAATTTGAACTACTTTATGACGATGTAGGATATTACATCAGCGAAATTATAGGGTCAGGTGATATTTGCGATGTGACGGGGGCTGAAAGAATGGTTGAAATACAATATGTCTGTGGCGGCTCAAACTCTGGACCATCGACTATTCAATGGGTGagagaaacaaaaatttgtGTTTATGAAGCCCAAGTTACCATACCTGAATTGTGCAATTTAGAATTACTAGCCAAAAATGAAGACCAAAAGAACGCCTCACCTATACTTTGCAGGATGCCCgcaaaatcaaaaattggtaGTAACTCTATTGATTTAATCACCAAATATGAACCGATTTTTTTAGGTTCTGGAATATACTTTCTAAGGCCCTTTAACACCGACGAAAGAGACAAATTAATGGTTACTGACAATGCCATGTCAAATTGGGATGAGATTACGGAAACATATTACCAGAAATTTGGAAATGCCATAAACAAAATGCTTAGTTTGAGATTAGTATCGTTACCTAATGGACATATTCTCCAGCCTGGTGACTCATGTGTTTGGTTGGCGGAAGTGGTTGATATGAAAGATCGGTTTCAAACCACTTTATCGTTGAACATACTTAATTCACAGAGAGCAGagatatttttcaacaagACGTTTACATTTAATGAAGATAATGGAAACTTCCTATCATACAAAATTGGGGATCATGGCGAGTCAACTGAACTTGGTCAAATAACCCACTCAAACAAAGCAGATATAAATACCGCAGAAATTCGGTCAGATGAATACTTAATTAACACTGATAATGAGCTATTCTTGAGGATTTCTAAGGAGATAGCAGAAGTGAAAGAATTATTAAACGAAATCGTAAGTCCACATGAAATGGAAGtaatatttgaaaacatGAGAAATCAACCGaataatgattttgaacTGGCGTTGATGAACAAGTTGAAATCCTCATTAAATGATGATAACAAAGTTGAGCAGATAAACAACGCAAGGatggatgatgatgaaagcACTAGTCATACAACCAGAGACATCGGGGAAGCTGGATCACAAACGACAGGGAATACTGAATCGGAGGTAACAAACGTAGCAGCTGGTGTTTTCATCGAACATGATGAGCTTTAA
- the UBC5 gene encoding E2 ubiquitin-conjugating protein UBC5 (Ubiquitin-conjugating enzyme; mediates selective degradation of short-lived, abnormal, or excess proteins, including histone H3; central component of the cellular stress response; expression is heat inducible; protein abundance increases in response to DNA replication stress; UBC5 has a paralog, UBC4, that arose from the whole genome duplication), whose protein sequence is MSSSKRIAKELSDLGRDPPASCSAGPVGDDLYHWQASIMGPSDSPYAGGVFFLSIHFPTDYPFKPPKVNFTTKIYHPNINSSGNICLDILKDQWSPALTLSKVLLSICSLLTDANPDDPLVPEIAQIYKTDKAKYEATAKEWTKKYAV, encoded by the exons ATGTCTTCCTCCAAGCGTATTGCCAAGGAATTAAGTGATTTAGGGAG AGATCCTCCTGCTTCATGTTCAGCAGGACCTGTAGGGGATGACCTGTATCATTGGCAAGCCTCTATTATGGGTCCTTCAGACTCACCCTACGCTGGTGgcgttttctttttgtctaTTCACTTTCCAACTGATTATCCATTCAAGCCACCGAAGGTAAACTTTACGACCAAAATTTATCATCCGAATATTAATTCGAGTGGTAATATCTGCCTTGATATTTTAAAGGACCAGTGGTCACCGGCGCTAACcctttcaaaagttttgttGTCTATTTGCTCTCTTTTAACAGATGCTAATCCCGACGATCCTTTGGTCCCTGAAATTGCTCAAATCTACAAGACAGATAAGGCTAAGTATGAAGCCACCGCTAAGGAGTGgactaaaaaatatgctgTTTGA